Part of the Microbacterium sp. Clip185 genome is shown below.
TGGGCGGTCCGGTAGACGATGGCGGCCAGGGTCGCGGCGTCGTCGAACAGGAACGCGGTATGGAAGAGTCCCGCGGAGCCGGGCGCGGCAAGGGGGAGCTCGGGTGTGTGCGCGAGGCGCACCATGGGGACTCCGCCGCGTCCGAGGACGCGATGGACCTCGTGCCCGCGAGCGCGCTCCTCGATGGGCTCCAGCGCGAGGGCGGAACCGTAGAAGCCGGTCATGTTCTCGAGGTCCCCGACACGAAGGGTCACGGCATCCATGGCCGTGTCGTCGGGCAGGAGTTCCCCGGATAGTGGGGCGGGTGCGCTGTTCATGGTGCTCATTTCTTCGGCTGCTGAAGAGCCCAACATCGGCGCGGCGCCGAATATTGCGTCGGATCGGCGGGCGGGCGAGGATCGTCGGATGGAGAAACAGCCGTGTCCCTGCGGGAGTGGCCGCACTTTCGACGGATGCTGCGGTCCCGCCCTGGCGGGCACGCCCCCGCTGACGGCCGAGGCGCTCATGCGTTCGCGCTACACGGCGTTCGTCCGTCAGGATGCGAGCTACCTCATCGACACCTGGCATCCGGGCACACGGCCGACGGAGCTGACCCTCGACCGTGATGTGCGCTGGCTGGGTCTCTCCGTCCTCGACGCGACGGGCGGCTCACCCGACGATCGCAAGGGCACCGTGGAGTTCCGTGCGGCGTGGCGCGAGGGATCTTCATCGGGTGTGCTGCACGAACGCAGTCGGTTCGTGAAGCAGAGCGCCAGATGGTGGTATCTCGACGGTGTTCTCGATCCGCCCGGGCCCCACTCGGAGCCCGGTGCGTAGGCTGGAAGGACGCTCACGACGCGAAAGGACGCACCATGTCTCGCATCCTCATCATCGGTGGACACGGCAAGATCGCTCTCCTGCTGGCGCCCCTGCTCGCAGCGCGGGGCGACGAGGTCACCTCCGTGGTGCGCAACCCGGATCACGCCGACGACGTGCGCGCGTCGGGGGCGAGCCCGCTTGTCCTGGATGTCGCCGCCGCGGACACCAAGACGCTGTCCGAGGCCTTCGCCGGCTACGACGCCGTCGTCTGGTCGGCGGGCGCCGGCGGCGGTGACGCAGCGCGCACCTACGCAGTCGATCGCGACGCAGCAATCCGCGCCATGGATGCGGCGGAGGTGGCCGGCACCTCGCGCTTCGTGATGGTGTCGTGGATCGGCTCCTCGCCCGATCATGGGATCGACCCCTCCGACTCGTTCTTCCCCTACGCCGACGCGAAGCTGGCGGCCGACGAGCACCTGCGACGCAGTTCTCTCGAGTGGACCGTGCTCGGGCCCGGGACGCTGACCTCGGATGAGGCGACGGGGCACATCACCACCGAGCCGACGGGGCGGGGAGAGGTCTCCCGTGCCGATGTCGCCGCGGTGATCGCCGCGACCCTCGCCGATCCCGTGACCGTTCGACGCACGATCCGCTTCGGAGCGGGCGACACGCCGATCGCCGAGGCGCTGTCCGTCTGAGCGTGGAATGCAACGCGCGCCGCGGGCGTTGACGAGGGCATGACCGCATCCGATCCCGCCGTCGGCGTGCCCGTGGATGTCGTCGTCATCGGAGCCGGTCAGGCGGGACTCTCCGCCGCCTACCACCTGCACCGTCGGGGCTTCCGACCCCTCGATGCACTGGCCCGCGATTCGCGGAGCTTCGTGGTGCTCGACGCCGAATCCGCGCCGGGCGGGGCATGGCAGCACCGGTGGGAGTCGCTGCGGATGGCGACGGTGAACGGCATCCACGAGCTCCCCGGGTTCCCGGTACCGCCGGCGGATCCCGCGTCGTCCAGCCGTGACGTGCTTCCGCCCTACTTCGCCGCGTACGAGGAACGCTTCGATCTGCGGGTGCGCCGCCCCGTGCGCGTCCGGGTTGTCTCGCGTTCCGGCGAGCGGCTGCGGGTCGACACGGATGCGGGAAGCTTCTCGGCGAGGTACGTGATCAACGCCACGGGCACGTGGACGAGGCCCCACTGGCCGGCGGTGCCGGGGCGTGAGAGCTTCCGCGGCACGCAGCTGCATGTGCACGACTACGTCTCTGCCGAGCAGTTCACGGGCAAGCGTGTGGTGATCGTCGGAGCCGGGGTGTCGGGCGTGCAACTGCTCGAGGAGATCTCACGTGTGGCCGACACGTTCTGGGTCACCCGGCGCGAGCCGGAGTGGCGTGACGACGAGTTCGACATCCCCGCGCGCGTTGCGGCGATCGCCGGTGTCGAGCAACGGGTGCGTCAGGGCCTTCCCGCCGGCAGCGTCATCTCGGTCACCGGGATGCACTGGACCCCGTGGGCGCGCGAGGCCGAGCGCCGGGGCGTGCTGGTGCGGCATCCGATGTTCCGTGCCATCGAACCCGACGGCGTACGGATGCCCGACGGCACCCTGGAGCCCGCCGACGTCATCCTCTGGGCGACGGGCTTCCGTCCCGCCCTCGACCACCTCGCCCCGCTTCGACTTCGCACGCCAGCCGGCGGAATCAGGGTCGAGGACTCCCGGGCGCTGGACGAGCCGCGACTGTTCCTCATCGGCTACGGTCCTTCGCAGTCCACGGTCGGGGCCAACCGTGCCGGTCGCTCCGCCGTGCGTCAGCTGCTGGCGGACGGAGTGCTGGAGGCGCCCGAGGTCGCGATCGCCGGATGATGCGTTGCGCTGTGTGTCGCCACGTGCCCTGCCCGAAACATGAAAGTCGTAGCGTCGAAGTATGACCACTCCCGCACCCCTGTCGAACCCGCTCGGCGAGCACGGCGCCGAGCGCGACCGTTTCGCCGGCGCCTCGCTGTCGTCGGATGAGTTCAAGGCACTGTTTCGCGGTCACCCCGGCGGCGTCGCGGTCATCACGGCAGAGGGTCCGGACGGGCCCGTCGCGCTGACGGCCACCTCGGTGTCATCGGTGAGCGCGGAGCCGCCGCTGTTGATCTTCTCCGTCTCCGCCCTGTCGTCGGCCACCCCCGCGATCCTCGCCGCCGACACCGTCGTCGTCCACCTGCTCGACAGTGACGACCTCGATGTTGCCAAGCTCGCATCGACCAGCGGAATCGACCGCTTCGCCGATCCCGAGAGCTGGAGCCGCCTGGTCACCGGGGAACCCGTCTACAACGGTGTTCGGGCATGGGTGCGGTGCGCCATCATCGAGCGGATGAACGCGGGCGGCTCGACCGTCATCGCCGCCCACGCTCTGCAGTCGGGCATCAATCGGGACGTGCAGCCGGGCGAGCACGGCGACGCGCTGGTGTACCACAACCGCTCCTGGCACCGACTCGGCGACCACTCGCGGATCGACTGACCCCTTTCACGACAAGACCCCCGCCTCCTCGGAGGGCGGGGGTCTTCTCGTGTGGTCCGATTTACTCGGCGAGGTGGGCCGAGAGGAACCAGCGGTCCTTCTCGAGACCGGCGCGGATGCCGATGACGATGTCCTGGCTCGTGAGGTCGATCTCGTCGAGGCCGTCGATCGCCGTCTGGACATCGACGATGATCGTGTCGATGTCGGCGACGATGTGGCGGATCATGTCGTCCCACTGCGTGAAGCCGGCGGGCACCGACGAGGGCGCCACCTTCGCAGCGATCGTGGACAGGCGCGCATCCACCGGCAGACCCAGGGCGACGATGCGCTCGGCGGTCTCGTCGGCCCAGCCCTGCGCGTGCTCCACGACGGAGTCCAGGAGCTCGTGGATCGCGATGAAGTTCGCACCGCGCACGTTCCAGTGCGCCTGCTTGCCGGTGACGGCGAGAGCCTGCAGGCCGAGGGTGACGGGGGTGAGGAACTGCGCGGCTCCGGCGGCGACGGTCGGGTCGGCAGCGCTGGCGGGGATGGTCTGGTTCTTCGTCATGACAAAGCCTTCCGTTGGGGCAGTCGCATCTGCTGAATCAAACGCTAGCCAGCCGGAGAAATTCCGCAAGCAAGATGAGGCTGGGCTCACACGATCGGAGATCGCGCCGCAGACGGGATTCCGGGGAACCTGCGGCTAACGTCGGAGGGTGTCAGCCTCAGAACCCGCCCGGACACCGCAGAACCTGGACGAGCCCGCGCGCTTGCGCCGACGCCAGCCGACTGGTGCGTCGCCCGAGCACGCGGAACCCTCGCGCTTCATCCCTCACGTGCAGGGCTTGCGTGCGATCGCTGTGCTGCTGGTCGTGCTGTACCACTTCTGGCCGGGGCGGATCCCCGGTGGCTATGTCGGCGTCGACGTCTTCTTCGTGATCTCGGGCTTCCTGATCACGGGCCATCTGATGCGCGAGCTGACGGCCACCGGAACCGTGCGCCTCGCGCAGTTCTGGGCGCGGCGCGCGCGCCGCCTGCTGCCGGCGTCGCTCCTCGTGCTGCTCTTCTGCGCGATCGTCGCCGCATCCCCGTACCTCATGCCCATCTCGGGGCTGCAACGGGAGGTCAGCGAGATCATCGCGTCGACCTTCTATGTCGAGAACTGGTATCTCGCGCTGACGTCCGCCGACTATCTCGGCAACTCCGGCGAGCCGGCGATGGTGCAGCACTACTGGTCGCTGTCGCTCGAAGAGCAGTTCTATGTGCTCTGGCCGCTCATCATGCTCCTTGCGGCATGGATCGCGGTCCGCTTCTTCGCGGGACGTCGCCGTCGCGCAATCCTGATCGCGCTGGGCGCCGTGAGCGCCGCATCCTTCGTGTTCTGCGTCGTCTTGACCCTCAACGACCCGGCGCCGGCGTACTTCGTCACCTTCGGTCGGATGTGGGAGTTCGGACTCGGCGCCATGGTCGCGCTCGTGCCCGCGCTGCGCGTGCGCAATGCGGCGGCGAGCTTCGTGCTCGGCTGGGCAGGTATCGCAGCCCTCGTCTACACGGCCTTCCGCTTCGACTCCTCGACGCCCTTCCCGGGTTATGCGGCGTTGCTGCCGGCGCTCGGAGCGGCCGCGGTGATCGCGGCCTCGAACTCCGCCCGATGGTGGTACCCGACCCGCGTCCTGTCGATCGCGCCGATGCGCTTCACCGGCGACATCTCCTACTCGCTGTATCTCTGGCACTGGCCGCTGATCATCATCGCGCCGTCCGTGCCCTTCTGGGGGCTGAGCATCTACCACCGCGTCGCACTGCTGGCGATCTGTTTCGTGCTCGCGTGGCTCACCAAGAAGTTCGTCGAGGATCCGGCCCGGTCCTGGCGGGTGCTCACCTCCCGGCGTCCGCGAGTGACGCTGTGGGCATCACTCGCGGCGATGGTTCTGGTCGCCGGCACCGCCGGCGGTGCCTGGGCGTTGAACGCGCCCGCCTACCGCGACGGCGTGGCGCAGCTGGAGCAGTTGCGCACCGATCCGCCTGCCTG
Proteins encoded:
- a CDS encoding NAD(P)-binding domain-containing protein gives rise to the protein MTASDPAVGVPVDVVVIGAGQAGLSAAYHLHRRGFRPLDALARDSRSFVVLDAESAPGGAWQHRWESLRMATVNGIHELPGFPVPPADPASSSRDVLPPYFAAYEERFDLRVRRPVRVRVVSRSGERLRVDTDAGSFSARYVINATGTWTRPHWPAVPGRESFRGTQLHVHDYVSAEQFTGKRVVIVGAGVSGVQLLEEISRVADTFWVTRREPEWRDDEFDIPARVAAIAGVEQRVRQGLPAGSVISVTGMHWTPWAREAERRGVLVRHPMFRAIEPDGVRMPDGTLEPADVILWATGFRPALDHLAPLRLRTPAGGIRVEDSRALDEPRLFLIGYGPSQSTVGANRAGRSAVRQLLADGVLEAPEVAIAG
- a CDS encoding flavin reductase family protein, yielding MTTPAPLSNPLGEHGAERDRFAGASLSSDEFKALFRGHPGGVAVITAEGPDGPVALTATSVSSVSAEPPLLIFSVSALSSATPAILAADTVVVHLLDSDDLDVAKLASTSGIDRFADPESWSRLVTGEPVYNGVRAWVRCAIIERMNAGGSTVIAAHALQSGINRDVQPGEHGDALVYHNRSWHRLGDHSRID
- a CDS encoding Dps family protein, with the protein product MTKNQTIPASAADPTVAAGAAQFLTPVTLGLQALAVTGKQAHWNVRGANFIAIHELLDSVVEHAQGWADETAERIVALGLPVDARLSTIAAKVAPSSVPAGFTQWDDMIRHIVADIDTIIVDVQTAIDGLDEIDLTSQDIVIGIRAGLEKDRWFLSAHLAE
- a CDS encoding SDR family oxidoreductase, giving the protein MSRILIIGGHGKIALLLAPLLAARGDEVTSVVRNPDHADDVRASGASPLVLDVAAADTKTLSEAFAGYDAVVWSAGAGGGDAARTYAVDRDAAIRAMDAAEVAGTSRFVMVSWIGSSPDHGIDPSDSFFPYADAKLAADEHLRRSSLEWTVLGPGTLTSDEATGHITTEPTGRGEVSRADVAAVIAATLADPVTVRRTIRFGAGDTPIAEALSV
- a CDS encoding YchJ family protein; the encoded protein is MEKQPCPCGSGRTFDGCCGPALAGTPPLTAEALMRSRYTAFVRQDASYLIDTWHPGTRPTELTLDRDVRWLGLSVLDATGGSPDDRKGTVEFRAAWREGSSSGVLHERSRFVKQSARWWYLDGVLDPPGPHSEPGA
- a CDS encoding acyltransferase family protein, with amino-acid sequence MSASEPARTPQNLDEPARLRRRQPTGASPEHAEPSRFIPHVQGLRAIAVLLVVLYHFWPGRIPGGYVGVDVFFVISGFLITGHLMRELTATGTVRLAQFWARRARRLLPASLLVLLFCAIVAASPYLMPISGLQREVSEIIASTFYVENWYLALTSADYLGNSGEPAMVQHYWSLSLEEQFYVLWPLIMLLAAWIAVRFFAGRRRRAILIALGAVSAASFVFCVVLTLNDPAPAYFVTFGRMWEFGLGAMVALVPALRVRNAAASFVLGWAGIAALVYTAFRFDSSTPFPGYAALLPALGAAAVIAASNSARWWYPTRVLSIAPMRFTGDISYSLYLWHWPLIIIAPSVPFWGLSIYHRVALLAICFVLAWLTKKFVEDPARSWRVLTSRRPRVTLWASLAAMVLVAGTAGGAWALNAPAYRDGVAQLEQLRTDPPACFGAQSVLDPDCQGTPASGTILPAPGFAGVDKPADEQCFVQLNDARPVSCTFGSDAPDAPTVALIGDSHAFQLLSTFERMAQANGWRLVTFFKGACPWNDTPLSTPGAFGAACSEWRTAVDQALVDAKPDVVFTSALATTPYASDGHDSSYDAAVAGYRSAWSKMTDAGVPVITVVDNPVWETDPNKCLRTRDAAACDGARSDVLVAKDPLREAAEGASGVTLLDFTDVYCDDTTCFPVVGGADVYRDQDHLTVTFVDTLMPQYTEAIRAALERSAG